The following are encoded in a window of Bacteroidales bacterium genomic DNA:
- a CDS encoding type II toxin-antitoxin system YafQ family toxin yields LLKEAIRSLEQSGTLPKKNKPHKLAGNYSGYWEAHLKSDWLIIWKLYSEDQEVWLTRTGTHSDLF; encoded by the coding sequence AACTATTGAAAGAAGCCATTAGAAGCCTTGAGCAATCAGGTACACTACCCAAAAAGAATAAACCTCACAAACTTGCAGGCAACTATTCAGGCTACTGGGAAGCACATTTAAAATCAGACTGGTTAATAATATGGAAACTATATTCAGAAGATCAGGAGGTTTGGTTAACACGAACCGGTACTCATTCCGATTTGTT